A window of Babylonia areolata isolate BAREFJ2019XMU chromosome 2, ASM4173473v1, whole genome shotgun sequence contains these coding sequences:
- the LOC143278477 gene encoding uncharacterized protein LOC143278477, which translates to MRVGPTLSDIYEQELGVLKRSILSPVLFSIKINNIVHPPWTFTTPEVRFDLASYRKDTTSSLAYRTYFSELCHKFPTFQGIFTDGSKSEDGVAASAFCPAFPDRPSTEHILSDSSVYTAELTALVLGLKMVLSSKQKRFMIFSDSLSALEAIACRNITHPKLLEFYETFTLATKKGYEVVLAWVPGHVGIRGNERADLLARNAVKKELSRSLVPYTDMKRKVNTYVKDLWQEKWNTQMDNKLFQIRPDLGETLPSGVKNRKEESVLCRLRTGHTFFYSFLLVEGGGGPSMRSL; encoded by the exons atGAGGGTCGGccccaccctgtccgacatttaTGAGCAGGAGCTGGGCGTTCTGAAAaggagcattctgtcgccggttctcttcagcatcaaaataaacAACATTGTCCA ccccccgtggacctttacaacacctgaggtccgattcgatctggcctcgtaccgtaaggacaccaccagttctctggcctacagaacctacttttcggaactgtgccacaaattccccacctttcaaggcatcttcactgacggttccaagtcagaggacggagtcgccgcatctgcgttctgtcccgcctttcctgaccggccctcaacggaacacatcctgtctgacagctcggtatacaccgcggaactgaccgcactggtcctggggttaaaaatggttctctcttccaaacagaagagattcatgatcttttccgactccttatcagccctggaggcgatcgcctgcaggaatatcactcatcccaaactgctggaattttatgaaacttttactctcgcaacgaagaaaggatacgaggttgtgttggcctgggttcccggacatgttggcattcgtggtaacgaaagggcggacctgctggccaggaacgctgtaaagaaagaattgtccagatccttggtaccctatacagacatgaagcggaaggtcaatacttacgttaaggatctttggcaagagaagtggaacacccagatggacaacaagctcttccagatccgtccggacctgggggagaccctcccttcgggggtgaagaacagaaaggaggaatctgtgctgtgcagactgcgtacggggcacacttttttttactcattcttacttgttgaagggggaggaggcccctcgatgcgttccctgtga